One part of the Bradyrhizobium sp. CB1650 genome encodes these proteins:
- the ybgF gene encoding tol-pal system protein YbgF, whose amino-acid sequence MSSRFQVITGTVAIAALLSLCSPVLAQSEDADPEMRIERLENQLRQLTGQNEELQYRNRQLEERIRQLEGGAQAAPGQAPVQQPSVAAVPPAQSAPVYRQQQPAQPAYEPQVAAPAPIVQEAPSPGAPGVRRRGDAFDPNQNPNAPGAPRALGGGQQPMAAAPLGAPGGRGAGEPLDLANTGGRYQQPAAPAQQGYPAPPAAGGLVTQPPSQSPRDEFDLGIGYMQRKDYALAEQTMKNFAQKYPSDPLLGDAQYWLGESYFQRQQYRDAAESFLAVTTKYEKSGKAPDALLRLGQSLAALKEKEAACAAFGEVGRKYPRASAGVKAAVDREQKRVKC is encoded by the coding sequence ATGTCATCCAGATTTCAGGTCATTACCGGCACCGTGGCGATCGCCGCGCTGCTCTCCTTGTGCTCGCCCGTCCTCGCGCAGTCGGAGGATGCCGACCCCGAGATGCGGATCGAGCGGCTGGAAAACCAGCTTCGCCAGCTCACCGGCCAGAACGAGGAACTGCAATATCGCAACCGCCAGCTCGAGGAGCGCATCCGGCAGCTCGAGGGCGGTGCGCAGGCTGCGCCCGGACAGGCGCCGGTGCAGCAGCCCAGCGTGGCAGCCGTGCCGCCCGCCCAGTCCGCGCCGGTCTATCGCCAGCAGCAGCCGGCCCAGCCGGCCTACGAGCCGCAGGTCGCAGCACCAGCTCCGATCGTTCAGGAAGCTCCATCCCCCGGGGCGCCCGGCGTCCGCCGCCGCGGCGATGCGTTTGACCCGAATCAGAACCCCAATGCCCCCGGCGCACCGCGTGCGCTCGGCGGCGGGCAGCAGCCGATGGCCGCGGCTCCGCTCGGTGCGCCCGGCGGCCGCGGCGCGGGCGAGCCACTGGATCTCGCCAACACCGGCGGCCGCTACCAGCAGCCGGCCGCACCGGCGCAGCAGGGTTATCCGGCGCCGCCGGCCGCTGGTGGCCTCGTCACCCAGCCGCCCTCGCAATCGCCGCGCGATGAGTTCGATCTCGGCATTGGCTACATGCAGCGCAAGGACTATGCGCTGGCCGAGCAGACCATGAAGAATTTCGCGCAGAAATATCCGAGCGATCCGCTGCTCGGGGACGCTCAGTATTGGCTTGGCGAGAGCTACTTCCAGCGCCAGCAATATCGCGACGCGGCGGAATCCTTCCTCGCCGTCACCACCAAATACGAAAAGTCCGGCAAGGCCCCGGATGCGCTGTTGCGGCTCGGTCAGTCGCTGGCGGCGCTGAAGGAGAAGGAAGCCGCCTGTGCCGCCTTCGGCGAGGTCGGCCGCAAATATCCGCGCGCCTCCGCCGGCGTCAAAGCCGCCGTCGACCGCGAACAGAAGCGGGTGAAGTGCTAG
- the tilS gene encoding tRNA lysidine(34) synthetase TilS produces the protein MSDDDNSPISARAAKQLFADLKGAPALVLAVSGGPDSVALMWLAARWQRSLAHGPRLVAVTVDHGLRPEAAREAREVKRLATALALPHRTMRWTGPKPQTGLPAAAREARYRLLAQAARAAGASHVLTAHTRDDQAETLLMRLLRGSGIAGLSAMARVTEREGIILARPLLDIPKSQLVATLKRAKIDFADDPTNRDTSFTRPRLRALLPQLAAEGGDARGLARLAARLARANAAVEVLTDGAERFLKLRDRGDAPHGPAARSFEASAFAALPEEVRLRLLLRAINALGHEGPAELGKVETLMAALDQSIAAGVHARTNGRPLLKQTLAGALISFVGGRIQIVPAPARRPKNGSRNGSRGGS, from the coding sequence ATGTCAGACGACGACAATTCGCCGATCTCGGCCCGTGCAGCGAAGCAGCTCTTCGCCGATCTGAAAGGCGCGCCCGCGCTGGTGCTCGCGGTTTCCGGCGGGCCGGATTCGGTCGCGCTGATGTGGCTCGCGGCGCGCTGGCAACGCAGCCTCGCGCACGGCCCGCGTCTCGTCGCAGTCACCGTCGATCATGGTTTGCGGCCGGAGGCGGCGCGCGAGGCGCGCGAGGTCAAGCGGCTGGCGACGGCGCTTGCATTGCCCCACCGGACCATGCGCTGGACCGGCCCGAAACCGCAGACGGGCCTGCCCGCCGCCGCGCGCGAAGCTCGCTATCGCCTGCTTGCGCAGGCCGCGCGTGCGGCCGGCGCAAGCCATGTGCTGACCGCGCACACCCGCGATGATCAGGCCGAGACGCTTCTGATGCGTCTGTTGCGCGGGAGCGGAATCGCCGGGCTGTCCGCGATGGCGCGCGTCACCGAGCGCGAGGGGATCATCCTGGCGCGGCCGCTGCTCGACATTCCGAAGTCGCAGCTCGTCGCGACATTGAAGCGGGCGAAGATCGATTTCGCGGACGATCCGACCAATCGAGACACCAGCTTCACACGCCCCCGGCTGCGCGCGCTTCTCCCGCAGCTCGCGGCCGAAGGCGGCGATGCCCGAGGTCTGGCGCGCCTCGCAGCGCGCCTCGCCCGGGCCAATGCTGCGGTGGAGGTGTTGACCGACGGTGCCGAGCGCTTCCTCAAGCTACGGGATCGCGGCGATGCGCCGCATGGTCCTGCTGCGCGGAGCTTCGAGGCGTCGGCCTTCGCCGCCCTGCCGGAGGAGGTCCGGCTGCGGCTCCTGCTGCGCGCCATCAACGCGCTCGGGCACGAGGGGCCTGCGGAACTCGGCAAGGTCGAAACCCTCATGGCCGCGCTTGATCAATCGATCGCCGCGGGTGTCCATGCGCGCACGAATGGCCGGCCGCTCCTGAAGCAGACGCTTGCGGGAGCCCTGATCAGCTTTGTCGGGGGACGAATCCAGATCGTGCCGGCGCCCGCCCGGCGCCCAAAGAACGGATCGAGGAACGGATCAAGAGGCGGATCATGA